A window of the Kosakonia sp. BYX6 genome harbors these coding sequences:
- the yjbE gene encoding exopolysaccharide production protein YjbE has product MKKVLYGIFAISALAATSAFAAPVQIGEAAGSAATSVSAGSSAATSASTVGSAVGVALAATGGGDGSNTGTTTTTTTSTQ; this is encoded by the coding sequence ATGAAAAAAGTCCTGTATGGCATTTTTGCCATATCCGCGCTTGCGGCGACTTCTGCTTTTGCGGCACCGGTGCAAATCGGTGAAGCGGCAGGGTCCGCGGCGACCTCTGTTTCTGCAGGTAGTTCTGCAGCAACGAGCGCCAGCACCGTAGGTTCTGCGGTTGGTGTTGCTCTAGCAGCAACCGGTGGCGGCGATGGCTCCAACACGGGGACCACGACCACCACCACCACAAGTACTCAGTAA
- a CDS encoding nucleotidyltransferase domain-containing protein, which yields MEYQGVDAAMRERVRQALCEVERKYGVKVLYACESGSRGWGFASPDSDYDVRFLYVHAPQWYLRVEPQRDVIELPIDDELDVCGWEWRKALGLLKSANPTLIEWLDSPVVYQQDDATLAALRTQVPHWFSPVRARWHYYSMAKKNVRQHLQDEQVRLKKYFYVLRPLLAVRWIEAGKGMPPMRFATLLAGSDLDAPLRAEIDELLVLKQRAGEAQYGPRRPLLHDFIHMELARGEIADALPESRSGNVGDLDQLLYQTVMG from the coding sequence ATGGAATATCAAGGTGTTGATGCCGCCATGCGTGAGCGTGTGCGCCAGGCGTTATGTGAGGTGGAGCGCAAATACGGCGTGAAAGTGCTGTATGCCTGCGAATCCGGCAGCCGCGGGTGGGGATTTGCCTCGCCGGACAGCGATTACGATGTGCGCTTTTTGTATGTGCATGCGCCACAGTGGTATCTGCGCGTCGAGCCGCAGCGCGATGTTATCGAGTTGCCAATCGACGATGAACTGGATGTTTGCGGTTGGGAGTGGCGCAAAGCGCTGGGCTTGCTGAAAAGCGCGAACCCGACCTTAATCGAGTGGCTGGATTCGCCGGTGGTTTATCAGCAGGATGACGCCACGCTGGCGGCGCTGCGCACGCAGGTGCCGCACTGGTTTTCGCCGGTTCGCGCGCGCTGGCATTACTACTCGATGGCGAAGAAAAACGTTCGCCAGCATTTGCAGGATGAGCAGGTGCGGCTGAAAAAGTATTTCTATGTGCTGCGCCCGTTGCTGGCGGTGCGCTGGATAGAAGCCGGAAAAGGCATGCCGCCGATGCGTTTCGCCACGCTGCTGGCAGGCAGTGATTTGGACGCACCGCTACGCGCCGAGATAGACGAATTGCTGGTGTTAAAACAGCGCGCGGGAGAAGCACAATACGGCCCGCGCCGGCCGTTGTTGCATGATTTTATCCACATGGAATTGGCGCGCGGCGAAATAGCGGACGCGTTGCCGGAAAGCCGCAGCGGTAATGTCGGCGATCTCGACCAGTTGTTGTATCAAACGGTGATGGGCTAA
- a CDS encoding capsule biosynthesis GfcC D2 domain-containing protein, whose translation MKIRALLMVLSSLASPLALAVGTVDVYTAGDSTPKKLSNAERLIDLVGQPRLANSWWPGAVVSERQATIAQQARHQALLARLSALAADESGNSAAAINALRQQLQAVKVTGRQIVELDPDYLRTHRLANRPLQGEYTLWVGPQPTSITIVGLVSSPGKKPFTPERDVVSYLDDQSLLSGAERSYAWVIYPNGKTQKVPVGYWNRRHVEPMPGSVIFVGFAPGLWSNEYDELNADILQSLSHRIPE comes from the coding sequence ATGAAAATACGCGCTCTCCTTATGGTGTTATCAAGCCTCGCCTCACCGCTGGCGCTGGCTGTCGGAACGGTAGATGTCTATACCGCAGGCGACAGCACTCCCAAAAAATTATCGAATGCCGAACGTTTGATTGACCTTGTCGGCCAACCCCGGCTGGCAAATAGCTGGTGGCCAGGCGCGGTGGTCAGTGAACGCCAGGCGACCATTGCGCAGCAGGCGCGCCACCAGGCGTTGCTGGCACGGCTCAGCGCGCTGGCGGCGGACGAAAGCGGCAACAGTGCCGCCGCAATCAATGCGTTACGTCAGCAACTGCAAGCGGTGAAAGTGACTGGCCGACAAATCGTCGAACTGGATCCTGATTATCTGCGCACGCACCGCCTCGCCAACCGACCATTGCAAGGGGAGTACACCCTGTGGGTGGGACCGCAGCCGACTTCTATCACCATTGTTGGCCTGGTCAGTAGCCCAGGTAAAAAGCCGTTCACACCGGAGCGGGATGTGGTGAGTTACCTGGATGATCAGAGCCTGTTGAGCGGCGCGGAACGCAGCTACGCCTGGGTGATTTATCCCAATGGTAAAACGCAAAAGGTACCGGTGGGTTACTGGAACCGACGTCACGTGGAGCCGATGCCCGGCAGCGTGATTTTTGTCGGTTTTGCACCGGGTTTGTGGAGCAACGAGTATGACGAGCTCAATGCCGACATTCTTCAGTCCCTGTCGCATCGGATACCGGAATAA
- the rtcR gene encoding RNA repair transcriptional activator RtcR, with product MKRRVVIGVLGTVLDKRGKRQNRFRKWRPTVGLCQQPGFPVDRLELLHQPRDEGLAQQAAEDIEQLSPQTEVCKHAITINDPWDFEEVYAAFLDFATHYPFDTDNEEYLVHITTGTHVAQICWFLLTEARYLPASLLQTSPAAKGATDEVIAAGVCSVIDLDLSRYATLTSRFQREQQQSVSFLKSGIDTRNATFNRLIDQIERVALRSSAPILLTGPTGAGKSFLAKRIFQLRQSRHLVAGRLVAVNCATLRGDNAMSTLFGHVKGAFTGAQQARTGLLREADGGVLFLDEIAELGLDEQAMLLKAIEEKTFFPFGSDKEVHSDFQLIAGTHRDMQQWVDEGCFREDLFARINMWTFDLPGLAQRREDIAPNIEYELQRFGLEQQMQIRFDKGAREHYLAFACSPHAAWRGNFRELSTSIARMATLAEQGRISDALVDEEIQRLEHHWRGTPVQSDIPLDVSTLDLFDQRQLETVIAVCRRSQTLSEAGRELFAVSRQKKANPNDADRLRKYLARFGLSWESLRGAT from the coding sequence ATGAAACGTCGGGTTGTGATTGGTGTATTGGGAACCGTGCTAGATAAGCGGGGCAAACGGCAAAACCGTTTTCGCAAATGGCGACCCACGGTCGGGCTGTGCCAGCAGCCCGGTTTCCCGGTCGACAGGCTTGAACTCCTGCACCAACCGCGCGATGAAGGGCTGGCGCAGCAAGCGGCGGAGGATATTGAACAACTTTCACCGCAGACCGAAGTGTGCAAGCACGCGATCACCATCAACGATCCATGGGATTTTGAGGAGGTGTATGCCGCCTTCCTCGATTTCGCCACCCATTATCCATTCGATACCGACAACGAAGAGTACCTGGTGCATATCACCACTGGCACCCACGTGGCGCAGATCTGCTGGTTTCTGCTGACCGAAGCGCGTTATCTGCCCGCCAGCCTGTTGCAAACCAGCCCGGCGGCGAAAGGCGCCACAGACGAGGTCATTGCGGCGGGAGTGTGCTCGGTTATCGATCTCGATTTGAGCCGTTACGCCACGCTGACCAGCCGCTTTCAGCGCGAGCAGCAGCAGTCAGTGTCGTTCCTCAAATCCGGCATTGATACGCGTAATGCCACGTTTAACCGCCTGATTGATCAGATAGAGCGCGTGGCGTTGCGCTCATCCGCGCCGATCCTGCTTACCGGGCCAACCGGCGCGGGCAAATCATTTCTGGCAAAACGCATATTTCAGTTGCGCCAGTCCCGCCATTTGGTCGCCGGGCGGTTGGTCGCGGTGAACTGCGCTACCTTGCGCGGCGATAACGCCATGTCGACGCTGTTCGGCCATGTCAAAGGGGCGTTTACTGGCGCACAACAGGCGCGAACCGGGCTGCTGCGTGAAGCGGATGGCGGCGTGCTGTTTCTGGATGAGATTGCCGAACTGGGGCTGGATGAGCAGGCGATGCTGCTCAAAGCGATTGAAGAGAAGACTTTTTTCCCGTTTGGCTCGGATAAAGAAGTGCACAGCGATTTCCAGCTGATCGCCGGGACGCACCGCGATATGCAGCAGTGGGTCGATGAAGGGTGTTTCAGGGAAGATCTCTTTGCGCGTATCAATATGTGGACGTTTGACCTGCCGGGGCTGGCGCAGCGCCGGGAAGATATCGCGCCGAACATTGAGTACGAATTGCAGCGTTTCGGTCTGGAGCAGCAGATGCAGATCCGCTTCGATAAAGGCGCACGCGAGCATTACCTGGCTTTCGCCTGCTCGCCCCATGCGGCGTGGCGTGGGAATTTTCGCGAGCTAAGCACCTCCATTGCGCGGATGGCAACACTGGCGGAACAGGGAAGAATTAGTGATGCGCTGGTCGATGAGGAGATCCAGCGGCTGGAGCATCACTGGCGCGGGACGCCTGTGCAGAGCGATATTCCGCTGGATGTCAGCACGCTTGATCTGTTCGATCAGCGCCAGCTTGAAACCGTCATCGCGGTTTGTCGCCGCAGCCAGACATTGTCGGAAGCCGGGCGCGAACTGTTTGCCGTTTCGCGGCAGAAAAAAGCCAACCCGAATGACGCGGATCGTCTGCGCAAATATCTCGCGCGCTTTGGGCTGAGTTGGGAAAGCCTACGCGGCGCAACATAA
- a CDS encoding helix-turn-helix domain-containing protein: MKTNSRCQIGHVIPADANIFAELGFDAAQASVLAEDAEKEVMQLLKIKQQLMQEISDWIKENNLKQAEVAAKLNISRPRVSDVVNQKTGKFTMDALITMLGKLGKPVRITVG; the protein is encoded by the coding sequence ATGAAAACGAATTCTCGTTGCCAGATTGGCCATGTTATTCCCGCCGATGCCAATATTTTTGCTGAGTTGGGATTCGACGCTGCCCAGGCAAGCGTGCTTGCAGAGGATGCCGAAAAAGAGGTGATGCAGTTGCTGAAAATCAAACAGCAACTGATGCAGGAAATTTCAGACTGGATAAAGGAAAACAACCTCAAGCAGGCGGAGGTAGCGGCGAAATTAAATATTTCCCGACCCCGAGTCTCTGATGTCGTCAACCAAAAGACCGGCAAATTCACGATGGATGCGCTGATTACCATGCTGGGGAAACTTGGCAAGCCGGTGAGAATTACGGTCGGTTGA
- the panS gene encoding ketopantoate/pantoate/pantothenate transporter PanS: MLATFTRLFPLWAVLLSVLAYSFPPTFVAIGPWVTTLLMLIMFGMGVHLKIDDFKRVLSRPAPVAAGIFLHYLVMPLAAWLLALLFKMPPDLSAGMVLVGSVASGTASNVMIYLAKGDVALSVTISSVSTLVGVVATPLLTRLYVDAHIQVDVMGMLLSILQIVVIPIALGLVVHHLFPRVVKAVEPYLPAFSMVCILAIISAVVAGSASYIASVGLVVIVAVILHNSIGLLGGYWGGRLFGFDESTCRTLAIEVGMQNSGLAAALGKIYFSPLAALPGALFSVWHNLSGSLLAGYWSGKPVDGRKTEAVKEG, from the coding sequence ATGCTCGCAACGTTCACGCGGCTGTTCCCGTTATGGGCCGTGCTGCTCTCTGTTCTCGCTTACTCTTTCCCTCCCACGTTTGTCGCTATCGGCCCGTGGGTCACCACGCTTTTGATGTTGATTATGTTCGGCATGGGCGTGCACCTAAAAATCGACGATTTCAAACGCGTGCTGTCACGCCCGGCACCAGTGGCGGCGGGGATTTTTCTGCACTACCTGGTGATGCCGCTGGCGGCATGGTTGCTGGCGCTGCTGTTTAAAATGCCGCCGGATTTATCCGCCGGGATGGTGCTGGTTGGCAGTGTTGCCAGCGGAACTGCATCGAACGTGATGATTTACCTGGCAAAAGGCGATGTCGCGCTGTCGGTAACCATTTCGTCTGTCTCAACATTGGTCGGTGTGGTCGCCACGCCACTGCTGACGCGCCTGTACGTCGATGCGCATATCCAGGTGGATGTGATGGGCATGCTGCTCAGCATTCTGCAAATTGTGGTGATCCCGATTGCGCTTGGGTTGGTGGTTCATCATCTGTTTCCGCGCGTGGTCAAAGCGGTGGAGCCGTACCTGCCAGCATTTTCGATGGTCTGTATTCTGGCGATTATCAGCGCGGTGGTGGCGGGTTCTGCGTCCTATATCGCCTCTGTCGGCCTGGTGGTGATTGTTGCGGTCATTCTGCATAACAGCATCGGCCTGCTCGGTGGTTACTGGGGCGGGCGCCTGTTCGGTTTCGACGAATCCACCTGCCGCACGCTGGCGATTGAAGTCGGCATGCAAAACTCCGGTCTGGCGGCAGCGCTGGGCAAAATCTACTTCTCCCCGCTCGCGGCACTGCCGGGTGCGCTCTTCTCCGTCTGGCACAACCTTTCCGGCTCGCTACTGGCAGGTTACTGGTCGGGAAAACCGGTCGACGGGCGTAAAACCGAAGCGGTGAAAGAAGGTTAA
- a CDS encoding slipin family protein, producing MTTKITIRKGQLGLLAKEGDYYNVLETGEHRLPWFSKPEVLVVNIDGSEVAPGLAEYLRRFQPEWVERYCLIADMNDNDAGALYHNGVLLEILPPSTRRLYWKADETLNLVRIDTRDVRVPVDILNAVLQPKRGATVKGRDSILVVQVPAWHAGVLKVDGETQALLPAGLSGYWKVNHLVDAEVVDLRLQVLEVSGQEILTKDKVTLRLNLAANWRYTDVLSAFAQLSKPLDHLYRELQFALREAVGTRTLDELLEDKQIIDELVSTQVANRMAAFGIEVASLGVKDIILPGEMKAILSRLVEAEKSAQANVIRRREETAATRSLLNTAKVMESNPVALRLKELETLERVAERIDKISVFGGLDQVLHGLVNIKGPHGAA from the coding sequence ATGACCACGAAAATCACAATACGAAAAGGTCAGTTAGGTTTACTGGCAAAAGAGGGCGACTACTACAACGTTTTGGAAACCGGCGAGCATCGCCTGCCATGGTTCAGCAAACCCGAAGTGCTGGTGGTGAACATTGACGGCAGCGAAGTGGCGCCTGGCCTTGCAGAGTACCTGCGCCGCTTCCAGCCGGAGTGGGTGGAGCGTTACTGCCTGATCGCTGATATGAATGATAACGACGCGGGCGCGCTGTATCACAACGGCGTGTTACTGGAAATTTTGCCGCCGTCGACGCGCCGTCTGTACTGGAAAGCGGATGAGACGCTGAACTTGGTACGCATAGATACCCGCGACGTGCGCGTGCCGGTCGATATCCTCAACGCCGTGTTGCAGCCAAAACGCGGTGCCACGGTGAAAGGCCGCGACAGCATCTTAGTGGTGCAGGTTCCGGCCTGGCACGCAGGCGTGCTGAAAGTTGATGGCGAAACCCAGGCGCTGTTACCGGCGGGTTTGAGCGGTTACTGGAAAGTGAACCACCTGGTCGACGCGGAAGTGGTGGATCTGCGCTTGCAGGTATTGGAAGTGAGCGGCCAGGAGATCCTGACCAAAGACAAAGTGACGTTGCGCCTGAACCTTGCGGCGAACTGGCGTTATACCGACGTGTTGAGCGCGTTTGCGCAGTTGAGCAAACCGCTGGATCACCTCTATCGCGAGTTGCAGTTTGCCCTGCGTGAAGCGGTCGGGACGCGCACGCTCGATGAATTGCTGGAAGATAAGCAAATCATTGATGAGTTGGTGAGCACGCAAGTGGCGAACCGCATGGCAGCGTTTGGCATTGAAGTGGCGTCGCTGGGTGTGAAAGACATCATCCTGCCGGGCGAGATGAAAGCCATTTTGTCGCGCTTAGTGGAAGCCGAAAAATCGGCGCAGGCCAACGTGATTCGCCGCCGTGAAGAGACCGCCGCGACCCGTTCGCTGCTGAACACGGCGAAAGTGATGGAGAGCAACCCGGTGGCATTACGCTTAAAAGAACTGGAAACTTTGGAGCGTGTAGCGGAACGCATCGATAAGATCTCGGTCTTCGGTGGTCTGGACCAGGTATTGCACGGCCTTGTAAACATCAAAGGACCTCATGGTGCAGCATAA
- the pgi gene encoding glucose-6-phosphate isomerase — translation MKNINPTQTSAWQALQKHYADMKDVTLADLFAKDGDRFSKFSATFDDLMLVDYSKNRITQETLDTLLALAKETDLAGAIKSMFSGEKINRTEDRAVLHVALRNRSNTPIVVDGKDVMPEVNAVLEKMKTFSEAIISGSWKGYTGKPITDVVNIGIGGSDLGPFMVTEALRPYKNHLNMHFVSNVDGTHIAEVLKKVNPESTLFLVASKTFTTQETMTNAHSARDWFLKTACDEKHVAKHFAALSTNAKAVGEFGIDTANMFEFWDWVGGRYSLWSAIGLSIILSVGYDNFVELLSGAHAMDKHFSTTDLSKNLPVLLALIGIWYNNFFGAETEAILPYDQYMHRFAAYFQQGNMESNGKYVDRNGNTVDYQTGPIIWGEPGTNGQHAFYQLIHQGTKMVPCDFIAPAITHNALSDHHQKLLSNFFAQTEALAFGKSREVVEQEYRDQGKDPATLEHVVPFKVFEGNRPTNSILLREITPFSLGALIALYEHKIFTQGAILNIFTFDQWGVELGKQLANRILPELGDDKSISSHDSSTNGLINRYKSWRG, via the coding sequence ATGAAAAACATCAATCCAACGCAGACCTCTGCCTGGCAGGCATTACAAAAACACTACGCTGACATGAAGGACGTCACCCTTGCGGATCTCTTCGCAAAAGATGGCGACCGTTTTAGCAAATTCTCCGCGACCTTCGACGATCTGATGCTGGTGGATTACTCCAAAAACCGCATCACGCAAGAAACCCTCGACACCCTGCTTGCACTGGCCAAAGAAACCGATCTGGCCGGCGCCATCAAATCCATGTTCTCCGGTGAAAAAATTAACCGCACCGAAGATCGCGCCGTACTGCACGTCGCGCTGCGCAACCGCAGCAATACGCCTATCGTGGTCGACGGCAAAGATGTGATGCCGGAAGTGAACGCTGTGCTGGAGAAGATGAAAACCTTCTCTGAAGCGATCATTTCAGGTAGCTGGAAAGGCTATACCGGCAAACCGATCACCGACGTGGTGAACATCGGTATTGGTGGTTCCGACCTCGGCCCGTTTATGGTGACCGAAGCGCTGCGCCCGTACAAAAACCACCTCAATATGCACTTTGTTTCTAACGTCGATGGTACGCACATCGCCGAAGTGCTGAAAAAAGTGAACCCGGAAAGCACCCTGTTCCTGGTGGCGTCAAAAACCTTCACCACGCAGGAAACCATGACCAACGCCCATAGCGCGCGCGACTGGTTCCTGAAAACTGCCTGTGATGAAAAACACGTGGCGAAACACTTCGCAGCGCTCTCCACCAACGCGAAAGCGGTGGGCGAGTTCGGTATCGACACCGCGAACATGTTTGAATTCTGGGATTGGGTTGGCGGCCGTTATTCTTTGTGGTCCGCGATTGGTCTGTCGATCATTCTGTCCGTCGGTTACGACAACTTTGTTGAGCTGCTCAGTGGCGCGCATGCGATGGACAAACATTTCTCCACCACGGATCTTTCGAAAAACCTGCCGGTGCTGCTGGCGCTGATCGGCATCTGGTACAACAACTTCTTCGGTGCGGAAACCGAAGCGATTCTGCCGTACGACCAGTACATGCATCGCTTTGCGGCCTATTTCCAGCAGGGCAACATGGAATCCAACGGCAAATACGTTGACCGTAACGGCAACACGGTGGATTACCAGACAGGCCCGATTATCTGGGGCGAGCCGGGCACCAACGGCCAGCATGCGTTCTATCAGCTGATCCATCAGGGAACCAAAATGGTGCCGTGCGATTTCATCGCGCCGGCTATTACGCACAACGCGCTTTCCGATCACCATCAGAAACTGCTTTCCAACTTCTTCGCACAAACCGAAGCGCTGGCGTTTGGTAAATCCCGCGAGGTGGTTGAGCAGGAATATCGCGATCAGGGGAAAGATCCGGCTACGCTGGAACACGTTGTGCCGTTCAAAGTGTTCGAAGGCAACCGCCCAACCAACTCCATCCTGCTGCGTGAAATCACCCCGTTTAGCCTGGGCGCGCTGATTGCGCTGTATGAGCACAAAATCTTTACGCAGGGTGCAATCCTCAACATCTTCACCTTTGACCAGTGGGGCGTTGAGCTGGGTAAACAACTGGCGAACCGCATTCTGCCTGAGCTGGGCGATGATAAATCCATCTCCAGCCACGACAGTTCAACCAATGGTTTGATCAACCGCTACAAATCCTGGCGCGGTTGA
- a CDS encoding YjbF family lipoprotein translates to MKRPGIILICLLLQACSGHIKGLGNSLWNSVFGTPGVQLTDEDILNMPYASQYMQLNNGPQLFVVLAFSENGQQKWVTQDQATIVTQNYRIVKTHLGGDNLIDMNNLASDPLAKPNQIIDGTSWTRTMGWTEHKQVRYATARSEFHWNGTDTVKLAGDETHVRILDEDVTTDNKSWRNRYWVDEEGVIRQSEQYLGANWFPVKTTLIKAGK, encoded by the coding sequence GTGAAGCGACCTGGTATCATATTGATTTGCCTGCTCCTTCAGGCATGTTCGGGCCACATCAAAGGCCTCGGGAATTCACTTTGGAATAGCGTATTTGGCACGCCGGGCGTGCAGCTGACCGATGAAGACATTCTTAATATGCCGTACGCCAGCCAATACATGCAGCTAAACAATGGCCCGCAACTGTTTGTCGTGCTCGCTTTTTCCGAAAACGGACAACAGAAATGGGTGACGCAAGATCAGGCCACCATCGTCACGCAAAATTATCGCATCGTGAAAACGCATCTTGGCGGCGACAACCTGATTGATATGAACAACCTGGCATCTGACCCTCTGGCGAAACCGAATCAAATTATCGATGGCACCAGTTGGACGCGCACGATGGGCTGGACCGAACACAAGCAGGTGCGTTACGCCACCGCCCGTTCCGAATTCCACTGGAACGGCACCGACACGGTGAAACTGGCGGGTGATGAAACGCACGTGCGCATTCTCGACGAAGATGTCACTACCGATAACAAAAGTTGGCGCAACCGTTACTGGGTGGATGAAGAAGGTGTGATCAGGCAGTCAGAGCAATATCTTGGCGCGAACTGGTTCCCGGTGAAAACCACACTGATTAAGGCGGGCAAATAA
- the rluF gene encoding 23S rRNA pseudouridine(2604) synthase RluF: MLPTQSTRLNKYISESGICSRREADRYIEQGNVFINGKRAGIGDQVVAGDVVKVNGQLIEPRNEEDLVFIALNKPVGIVSTTEDGEKDNIVDFVNHSSRIFPIGRLDKDSQGLIFLTNHGDLVNKILRAGNDHEKEYLVTVNKPVTDEFVRGMGAGVPILGTVTKKCKVKKEGPFTFRITLVQGLNRQIRRMCEHFGYEVTKLERTRIMNVSLTGLPPGEWRDLTADELIALFKLIENSSSEAKPKAKTKPQAAKKNAVKVAKPEEKSRAKPASKRFTQPGRKKKGR; the protein is encoded by the coding sequence ATGCTGCCAACCCAATCAACACGTTTAAACAAATATATTAGCGAAAGCGGGATTTGCTCACGTCGCGAGGCTGACCGTTATATCGAACAGGGCAATGTCTTCATCAATGGCAAACGCGCCGGGATTGGCGATCAAGTGGTCGCCGGCGATGTGGTGAAAGTGAATGGTCAACTTATCGAGCCGCGAAACGAAGAAGATCTTGTGTTTATCGCGTTGAATAAACCCGTTGGCATCGTGAGTACTACCGAAGACGGCGAAAAAGACAATATTGTGGATTTCGTCAACCACAGCAGCCGTATCTTCCCGATTGGGCGGCTGGACAAAGATTCGCAGGGGCTGATTTTTCTCACTAATCACGGTGACTTAGTGAATAAAATCCTGCGTGCCGGAAACGATCACGAGAAAGAATACCTCGTCACGGTGAATAAACCGGTGACGGACGAATTCGTACGCGGGATGGGTGCCGGTGTACCGATCCTCGGCACGGTGACCAAAAAATGCAAGGTGAAGAAAGAAGGGCCGTTTACCTTCCGTATTACCCTGGTGCAGGGGCTGAACCGCCAAATCCGTCGTATGTGCGAACATTTTGGTTATGAAGTCACCAAGCTGGAACGTACGCGCATTATGAACGTCAGCCTGACGGGTTTACCGCCGGGCGAATGGCGTGACCTCACCGCGGATGAACTCATTGCCCTGTTTAAGCTGATTGAAAACTCGTCATCGGAAGCCAAACCAAAAGCCAAAACGAAACCACAAGCGGCGAAAAAAAACGCGGTGAAAGTGGCGAAGCCGGAAGAGAAAAGCCGGGCGAAACCCGCCAGTAAACGCTTCACCCAACCGGGCAGGAAAAAGAAAGGGCGCTGA
- the lysC gene encoding lysine-sensitive aspartokinase 3 produces the protein MTSFVVAKFGGTSVADYDAMNRSADVVLADTSVRLVVLSASAGVTNLLVALAEGLEATERFVKLDAIRKIQFDILERMTNQAVIREEIERLLENITTLAEAASLATSTALTDELVSHGELMSTLLFAEVLRERSAQAQWFDVRKVMRTSDRFGRAEPDIAALAELATQQLAPRLAEGLVITQGFIGSEAKGRTTTLGRGGSDYTAALLGEALHAARVDIWTDVPGIYTTDPRIVPSAKRIDEIAFEEAAEMATFGAKVLHPATLLPAVRSDIPVFVGSSKDPKAGGTLVCNETTNPPLFRALALRRKQTLLTLHSLNMLHSRGFLAEVFGILARHNISVDLITTSEVSVALTLDTTGSTSTGDTLLTQALLTELSSLCRVEVEEDLALVALIGNALSKACGVGKEVFGVLEPFNIRMICYGASSHNLCFLVPGKEAEQVVQKLHHNLFE, from the coding sequence ATGACGAGTTTCGTTGTCGCTAAATTTGGCGGCACCAGCGTTGCCGATTACGATGCCATGAACCGCAGTGCGGACGTGGTGCTTGCTGACACCAGCGTTCGCCTGGTTGTCCTTTCCGCTTCCGCCGGCGTCACCAATCTGCTGGTCGCCCTGGCTGAAGGGCTGGAAGCCACTGAACGCTTCGTCAAACTCGACGCGATTCGCAAAATTCAGTTCGATATCCTGGAACGCATGACCAACCAGGCTGTGATTCGCGAAGAGATCGAACGTCTGCTGGAAAATATCACTACCCTTGCTGAAGCCGCTTCACTGGCGACCTCAACCGCCCTGACCGACGAACTGGTCAGCCACGGCGAACTGATGTCGACCCTGCTGTTTGCTGAAGTGCTGCGTGAACGTAGCGCACAGGCGCAATGGTTTGACGTGCGCAAAGTGATGCGCACCAGCGATCGTTTTGGCCGCGCCGAGCCGGATATCGCCGCGCTGGCCGAGCTTGCCACGCAGCAACTGGCTCCGCGTCTCGCCGAAGGTTTAGTGATCACACAAGGTTTTATCGGTAGCGAAGCCAAAGGCCGCACCACCACGCTTGGCCGTGGCGGCAGCGACTATACCGCCGCGCTGCTGGGTGAAGCGCTGCACGCTGCGCGCGTTGATATCTGGACCGACGTGCCGGGCATTTATACCACCGACCCGCGCATTGTGCCGTCGGCGAAACGCATTGATGAGATTGCGTTTGAAGAAGCGGCCGAGATGGCGACATTCGGCGCGAAAGTGCTGCACCCGGCAACGCTGTTGCCTGCGGTACGCAGCGATATTCCGGTGTTTGTCGGCTCCAGCAAAGACCCGAAAGCGGGCGGTACGCTGGTGTGCAACGAAACCACCAACCCACCGCTGTTCCGCGCGCTGGCGCTGCGTCGCAAGCAAACGTTGCTGACGCTGCACAGCCTGAACATGCTGCATTCGCGCGGTTTTCTGGCGGAAGTTTTTGGCATCCTGGCGCGCCATAACATTTCGGTCGATCTGATCACCACCTCCGAAGTCAGCGTGGCGCTGACGCTGGATACCACCGGTTCAACATCGACCGGCGATACCCTGCTGACGCAAGCGCTACTGACGGAGTTGTCATCGCTGTGCCGGGTGGAAGTGGAAGAGGATCTGGCGCTGGTTGCGTTGATTGGAAATGCATTGTCGAAAGCCTGTGGCGTAGGGAAAGAGGTGTTCGGCGTGCTCGAACCGTTCAATATCCGCATGATTTGTTATGGCGCTTCCAGCCATAATCTCTGCTTCCTGGTACCGGGCAAAGAGGCCGAGCAAGTGGTGCAGAAGCTGCACCATAATTTGTTTGAGTAA
- a CDS encoding DUF3811 domain-containing protein: MALTRLTQKEMTESEQRELKTLLDRARIAHGRPLSNSEANHVKKEYIDKLMAQREATAKKARQVKKQQAYKPDENATFSWSSNTQTRGRR, encoded by the coding sequence ATGGCCCTGACCAGACTGACGCAAAAAGAGATGACGGAGAGTGAGCAACGGGAGTTAAAAACGTTGCTGGATCGCGCCCGCATCGCACACGGACGACCGCTGAGCAATTCCGAAGCGAATCATGTGAAAAAAGAGTACATCGATAAGCTGATGGCGCAGCGTGAAGCTACGGCAAAGAAAGCCCGCCAGGTTAAAAAGCAGCAGGCTTATAAACCGGATGAGAACGCTACATTCTCATGGTCCAGCAATACGCAAACGCGAGGACGGCGCTGA